The proteins below come from a single Dioscorea cayenensis subsp. rotundata cultivar TDr96_F1 unplaced genomic scaffold, TDr96_F1_v2_PseudoChromosome.rev07_lg8_w22 25.fasta BLBR01001403.1, whole genome shotgun sequence genomic window:
- the LOC120256347 gene encoding callose synthase 12-like has product MSRQHRLDPPEYNRAGGGAAMAAAEEEPYNIIPIHNLLAEHPSLRFPEVRAAMAALRAVGDLRTPPFIQWHDGLDLVDWLGAFFGFQRDNVRNQREHLVLLLANAQMRLQPPPDNIDTLDPGVVRRLRRKLLHNYTSWCAYLGRKSHVWVPDNPARRSSDAPRRDLLYSSLFLLVWGEAANVRFVPECLSYIFHCMAMDLNRILEGYIDDNGRPALPAVSGDGAYLARVITPLYKVIKAEVDSSRNGTAPHSAWRNYDDINEYFWSRRCFDRLRWPLDLSTNFFAPPPNRKRVRKTGFVEQRSFWNIYRSFDRLWVMLILFLQAATIVAWEGNTYPWQGLRSRDVQARALTVFITWAALRFFQSILDAGTQYSLVSRETPWLGLRMVLKSVVATGWTIAFGVLYARVWDQRNHDRRWSPTANQRLVNFLMAAGVFILPELLALLLFILPWVRNFLEKTNWRIFYVLTWWFQSRTFVGRGLREGLLDNIKYALFWVLLLAVKFIFSYFLQIKPMVKPSKEIFNLTNVHYQWHEFFSRTSRFAVILLWVPVVLIYLMDIQIWYSIFSSLVGALVGLFSHLGEIRNVEQLRLRFQFFASAMQFNLMPEEQLFQDRGTLKSKFKDAIHRLKLRYGLGRPYKKIESNQVEANRFALIWNEIIATFREEDIISDCEVELLELPPTHWNIRVLRWPCFLLSNELLLALGQAKELEHTDKGHWRKICKSEYRRCAVIEAYDSVKHLLLEIVKENTEEHSIITQIFFGFDDAIRVGKFTVEYKLAVLESIHSKLIVLLKLLINPKKDLNKVVNTLQTLYDLAIRDFPTHKKNIEQLKEAGLAPQRPSGTGLLFENAVELPPVDNSKFYTQVRRLQTILTSRDSMNNVPKNLEARRRIAFFSNSLFMNMPRAPQVEKMLAFSVLTPYYNEEVTYSKENLRSENEDGVSTIFYLQKIYEDEWVNFLERMRREGVANENEIWSGERLRDLRLWASYRGQTLSRTVRGMMYYYKALKMLAFLDTASEVEIKEGSRELDTFGDSMRRDNVGDGMEDRSSSSRNLSRASSGVSLLFKGHEHGTALMKFTYVVACQIYGTQRGKPEGEEILYLMKNNEALRVAYVDEVRSGRDGVEYYSVLVKFDQQLQKEVEIFRIKLPGPLKLGEGKPENQNHALIFTRGDAVQTIDMNQDNYFEEALKMRNLLDEYSHTYGARKPTLLGVREHVFTGSVSSLAWFMSAQETSFVTLGQRVLANPLKVRMHYGHPDVFDRLWFLTRGGISKASRVINISEDIFAGFNCTLRGGNVTHHEYIQVGKGRDVGLNQISMFEAKVASGNGEQVLSRDVYRLGHRLDFFRMLSFFYTTVGFYFNTMVVVLTVYTFVWGRLYLALSGLEESIKQRANSTNNTALGTVLNQQFIIQLGLFTALPMIVENSLEHGFLPAVWDFLTMQLQLASMFYTFSMGTKSHYFGRTILHGGAKYRATGRGFVVQHKCFAENYRLYARSHFIKAIELGVILTVYASYSAISKDTLVYIIMTISSWFLVVSWIMAPFAFNPSGFDWLKTVYDFEDFMNWIWYPGGVFTKADQSWETWWYEEQDHLRMTGLWGKLLEIVLDLRFFFFQYGIVYQLNIADKSTSIAVYLLSWICVVVAAGIFVLMVYARDKYAAKEHIYYRAVQSFVIILVILVIIILLKFTNFKLIDIFTSLLAFIPTGWGLISIAQVIRPFIDSTVVWDTVVAVSRLYDILFGVVVMAPVALLSWLPGFQSMQTRILFNEAFSRGLQISRIITGKKSNID; this is encoded by the coding sequence ATGAGCCGCCAGCACCGACTGGACCCGCCGGAGTACAACCGCGCCGGCGGAGGAGCAGCCATGGCAGCGGCTGAGGAGGAACCCTACAACATTATCCCGATCCATAACCTACTGGCGGAGCACCCGTCTCTTCGGTTCCCCGAGGTTCGCGCCGCCATGGCTGCCCTCCGTGCCGTTGGCGACCTCCGCACGCCGCCGTTTATCCAGTGGCACGATGGCCTTGATCTTGTCGACTGGCTCGGCGCCTTCTTCGGCTTCCAGCGTGACAACGTCCGGAACCAGCGCGAGCACCTGGTGCTTCTCCTTGCTAACGCTCAGATGCGGCTACAGCCGCCGCCGGACAACATCGACACTCTCGACCCCGGTGTTGTTCGGCGCCTCCGGCGCAAGCTGCTTCACAACTACACCTCCTGGTGCGCCTACCTAGGCCGCAAATCTCACGTCTGGGTCCCTGACAACCCTGCACGGCGCTCCTCTGATGCCCCGCGCCGTGACCTCCTGTATTCCTCCCTCTTTCTCCTTGTCTGGGGCGAGGCTGCAAACGTCCGCTTTGTCCCTGAGTGCCTCTCCTACATCTTCCACTGCATGGCCATGGACCTCAACCGCATCCTCGAGGGCTACATCGACGACAACGGCCGCCCCGCCCTCCCCGCCGTCTCCGGCGATGGTGCGTACCTTGCCCGCGTCATCACACCTCTGTACAAAGTCATCAAGGCCGAGGTCGACTCCAGCCGCAACGGCACCGCCCCACACTCCGCCTGGCGGAACTACGATGACATCAATGAGTACTTCTGGTCTCGTCGTTGTTTCGATCGACTACGATGGCCTCTCGATCTCTCAACGAACTTCTTCGCTCCCCCGCCCAACCGGAAACGCGTCCGCAAGACTGGCTTCGTTGAGCAACGCTCTTTCTGGAACATCTACCGAAGCTTCGATCGCCTCTGGGTCATGCTCATACTCTTCCTCCAGGCCGCTACCATCGTCGCTTGGGAGGGTAACACTTATCCCTGGCAAGGCCTACGCAGTCGCGATGTCCAGGCCCGTGCTCTGACCGTGTTCATCACCTGGGCTGCTCTCCGATTCTTCCAGTCCATTCTCGACGCTGGCACTCAGTACAGCCTCGTCTCCCGTGAGACCCCGTGGCTTGGCCTCCGGATGGTGCTTAAAAGCGTCGTCGCCACTGGCTGGACCATCGCCTTTGGTGTCCTCTATGCTCGTGTCTGGGACCAGCGCAACCATGACCGTCGCTGGTCCCCGACTGCGAACCAGCGACTCGTCAACTTCCTCATGGCTGCCGGGGTGTTCATCCTTCCTGAACTGCTAGCTCTCTTGCTCTTTATCCTTCCCTGGGTTCGCAACTTCCTTGAGAAGACCAACTGGCGGATATTCTACGTGCTCACTTGGTGGTTCCAAAGCCGCACTTTTGTTGGCCGTGGTCTGAGAGAGGGGCTGCTCGACAACATCAAGTATGCTTTGTTCTGGGTTTTGCTTCTTGCTGTCAAGTTCATCTTCAGCTACTTCCTCCAGATCAAGCCGATGGTGAAGCCGAGCAAGGAGATCTTCAATCTCACCAATGTCCACTACCAGTGGCATGAGTTCTTCTCCCGAACCAGCAGGTTCGCTGTCATTCTTCTCTGGGTGCCTGTTGTGCTAATATATTTAATGGACATACAGATCTGGTATTCGATCTTCTCATCACTTGTTGGAGCTTTGGTGGGGCTGTTCTCTCACTTGGGTGAGATTCGGAATGTTGAACAGCTAAGGCTCAGGTTCCAGTTCTTCGCTAGTGCAATGCAGTTTAATTTAATGCCAGAGGAGCAGCTGTTCCAGGATAGGGGCACCTTGAAAAGCAAGTTTAAGGATGCCATTCATCGGCTGAAGTTGCGGTATGGTCTTGGGCGGCCGTACAAGAAGATTGAGTCAAACCAGGTGGAGGCAAACAGATTTGCTTTGATATGGAATGAAATCATTGCCACATTCAGAGAGGAGGATATTATAAGTGATTGTGAAGTGGAGCTTCTTGAGTTGCCACCTACCCACTGGAACATTCGTGTGCTCAGGTGGCCTTGCTTCTTACTATCTAATGAATTGCTGCTTGCTCTTGGCCAGGCGAAGGAGCTGGAGCATACGGACAAGGGGCACTGGAGGAAGATATGCAAGAGTGAGTATAGGCGGTGTGCTGTTATAGAGGCTTATGACAGTGTCAAGCACTTGCTACTTGAGATAGTCAAGGAGAACACTGAAGAGCATTCCATCATAACTCAGatattttttgggtttgatGATGCCATTCGTGTGGGGAAGTTTACTGTGGAGTATAAGTTGGCAGTTTTAGAGAGTATTCACTCCAAGCTGATAGTTCTTCTGAAGTTACTGATCAATCCAAAGAAAGATTTGAACAAGGTGGTTAATACCTTGCAGACCCTATATGACTTGGCAATTCGTGATTTTCCAACACATAAGAAGAATATTGAGCAGCTGAAGGAGGCTGGATTGGCGCCACAGAGGCCGAGTGGAACTGGCCTTTTATTTGAGAATGCAGTGGAATTGCCCCCTGTCGACAACTCAAAATTTTATACACAAGTAAGGAGGTTGCAGACAATCCTCACCTCCAGAGATTCCATGAACAATGTACCCAAGAATCTGGAAGCCAGGCGCCGCATAGCTTTCTTTAGCAATTCCTTGTTCATGAACATGCCCCGAGCACCCCAAGTTGAGAAGATGTTGGCTTTCAGTGTTCTGACTCCATACTACAATGAGGAAGTCACCTACAGTAAGGAAAACCttaggagtgagaatgaagatgGTGTTTCAACCATATTCTACTTGCAGAAGATTTATGAAGATGAATGGGTGAATTTTTTGGAACGCATGCGGAGAGAAGGGGTTGCTAATGAAAATGAGATATGGAGTGGGGAAAGGTTGAGAGATCTCAGGCTTTGGGCCTCATACAGAGGCCAGACACTAAGCCGAACTGTGAGAGGAATGATGTATTACTACAAGGCCCTCAAGATGCTTGCTTTTCTTGATACTGCTTCAGAGGTTGAAATTAAGGAAGGGTCAAGGGAATTAGATACATTTGGTGATTCTATGAGGCGTGACAATGTGGGAGATGGTATGGAGGATAGGTCTTCATCCTCACGGAATTTAAGCAGAGCAAGCAGTGGAGTGAGCTTATTATTCAAGGGTCATGAGCATGGGACGGCATTGATGAAATTTACTTATGTGGTTGCCTGCCAGATATACGGAACTCAAAGAGGAAAGCCAGAGGGTGAGGAGATTCTGTATCTAATGAAGAATAATGAAGCTCTCCGTGTTGCCTATGTTGATGAAGTCCGCTCAGGCAGGGACGGAGTGGAATATTATTCTGTTCTTGTCAAGTTTGACCAGCAACTGCAGAAAGAGGTGGAGATATTCCGGATCAAGTTGCCAGGACCCTTGAAGCTTGGGGAAGGCAAGCCAGAGAACCAGAACCATGCTCTAATATTCACAAGGGGTGATGCAGTGCAAACCATAGACATGAATCAAGATAACTACTTTGAAGAGGCCCTCAAGATGCGGAATCTGTTGGATGAATACTCACATACCTATGGTGCCCGCAAACCCACTCTCTTGGGTGTTCGAGAACATGTGTTCACTGGTTCAGTCTCTTCGCTTGCTTGGTTCATGTCTGCACAGGAGACTAGCTTTGTCACCCTTGGTCAGCGGGTTCTAGCAAATCCTCTCAAGGTCAGAATGCATTACGGCCATCCTGATGTGTTTGACCGCCTTTGGTTCTTGACTCGAGGAGGTATTAGCAAAGCCTCTAGAGTGATCAACATTAGTGAGGACATATTTGCAGGCTTCAACTGCACATTGCGTGGTGGTAATGTTACACATCATGAATATATTCAAGTGGGTAAAGGACGTGATGTTGGTTTGAATCAGATATCGATGTTTGAAGCAAAGGTTGCTAGTGGCAATGGTGAACAGGTTCTGAGTAGAGATGTGTACAGATTGGGTCACAGATTGGACTTCTTTCGGATGCTCTCCTTCTTCTACACAACTGTGGGATTCTATTTTAACACAATGGTGGTGGTGTTGACTGTGTATACTTTTGTTTGGGGCCGCCTTTATTTGGCTCTCAGTGGCCTTGAGGAGTCGATCAAACAAAGGGCTAACTCTACCAACAATACAGCCCTCGGTACTGTTTTAAATCAGCAGTTTATCATTCAACTTGGACTTTTCACTGCCTTGCCAATGATTGTGGAGAACTCTCTTGAACATGGATTCCTGCCGGCAGTGTGGGATTTCTTGACAATGCAGCTACAGCTGGCGTCCATGTTCTACACCTTCTCTATGGGAACCAAAAGCCATTATTTTGGCCGAACAATCCTTCATGGGGGTGCCAAATATCGTGCTACTGGCCGTGGGTTCGTTGTGCAACATAAGTGTTTTGCTGAGAATTATAGGCTCTATGCCCGCAGCCATTTTATAAAAGCTATAGAGCTTGGGGTGATATTGACGGTCTATGCATCTTATAGCGCCATCTCGAAGGACACTCTTGTCTACATTATCATGACAATTTCGAGTTGGTTTCTGGTTGTGTCTTGGATTATGGCTCCTTTTGCATTCAACCCATCAGGTTTTGATTGGTTGAAAACTGTTTATGATTTTGAGGACTTCATGAACTGGATTTGGTACCCTGGTGGTGTGTTTACAAAAGCTGACCAAAGCTGGGAGACATGGTGGTATGAGGAACAAGATCATTTGAGAATGACTGGCCTTTGGGGCAAGTTATTGGAGATTGTGCTTGACCTCCgtttcttctttttccaatATGGAATTGTGTACCAGCTTAATATTGCTGATAAAAGCACCAGCATTGCTGTATATCTGCTTTCTTGGATTTGTGTGGTTGTTGCTGCTGGAATTTTTGTGTTGATGGTTTATGCTCGAGATAAGTATGCTGCCAAGGAACACATCTACTATCGAGCTGTCCAATCATTCGTCATCATCCTTGTCATTCTGGTGATTATTATCTTACTTAAGTTCACCAATTTTAAGTTGATTGATATCTTTACAAGCCTTTTGGCATTTATACCCACTGGCTGGGGTCTAATATCCATTGCCCAAGTGATAAGACCATTTATAGACTCCACAGTTGTGTGGGATACTGTGGTTGCTGTGTCTCGATTATATGATATACTATTTGGGGTGGTTGTCATGGCTCCAGTTGCATTATTGTCCTGGTTACCTGGATTCCAGTCAATGCAGACAAGGATTCTCTTTAATGAAGCTTTTAGCCGCGGCCTTCAAATATCACGGATTATAACCGGcaaaaaatctaatattgaCTAG
- the LOC120256349 gene encoding altered inheritance of mitochondria protein 3 gives MASGGSSSRAGSGGRTFDFGSDDVLCSYDDFGPQDPPNGRRSDPSAKDLHESRMGRSSVNFHGQENLAKDDVIFAVEKCMKKYADNLLRFLEGISGRLSQLEVYCYKLERSIGEFRADLTRDQSESDHKLNALEKHLQEVHRSVQILRDKQELAETQKELAKLQLVRKESSSPSFSKRNEEGALSSASETKQHDDTDNIPNQQLALALPHQVAPTSLPTRTSEQSPPYKEPALQPALQQPATTPLNMQQDQYTMNQPNTYYPPQAQPEYQYLQPRPQMQDPSGQVPQQQSQVINQPQPNQLPPQFQPQWTPQPPQHVPQQMVQQQPIASQAQIRPPTPPSYPPYLPNQPAVPMLQTFPRGSNPVQVPYSAAPAPSTNHPEAMPFAYKGSGSSVSQPPQQQVPHIQRQPQPETNQSSFQQTLNKAGFMGAAPPYAPHNLQNPSYNSMFGIDGSRGSHSQIFPAGNYPSANMSALHSQQLPPSGSNFHHPGAQMIRGHPFGEMIEKAINMGYSRDHVMSVIRRMGETGQQIDFNALLDGLNTHAAGSSSRAWSG, from the exons ATGGCTTCTGGGGGTTCCTCAAGCCGCGCTGGATCGGGAGGGAGGACGTTTGATTTCGGATCCGATGATGTTCTTTGCTCCTATGATGACTTCGGCCCCCAGGATCCTCCCAACGGGAGGCGATCTGATCCATCGGCGAAG GACCTTCATGAGAGCCGAATGGGCAGGTCATCCGTCAATTTCCATGGCCAAGAGAACCTTGCAAAAGATGATGTAATTTTTGCTGTTGAGAAATGCATGAAGAAATATGCTGACAATCTACTTAGGTTTCTTGAGGGAATCAGTGGTCGACTGTCTCAGTTGGAAGTATATTGCTACAAGCTTGAACGTTCAATAGGTGAATTTCGAGCTGATTTGACTCGAGATCAGAGTGAATCAGATCATAAGCTCAATGCACTTGAAAAGCATCTTCAAGAA GTTCACAGGTCTGTGCAAATTCTGAGGGACAAGCAAGAGCTTGCTGAAACTCAAAAAGAACTTGCTAAACTACAACTCGTACGGAAGGAATCCTCTAGCCCAAGCTTTTCCAAACGCAACGAAGAGGGAGCCCTGTCATCTGCCTCAGAAACAAAACAACATGATGATACTGATAACATCCCAAATCAACAGTTAgcccttgccttacctcaccaAGTAGCACCCACAAGTCTTCCTACCAGAACATCCGAGCAGAGTCCACCTTACAAGGAACCAGCCTTGCAGCCAGCCTTGCAGCAACCAGCCACCACCCCTCTGAACATGCAACAAGATCAATATACCATGAACCAGCCCAATACCTACTATCCGCCACAGGCGCAACCTGAATATCAATACTTGCAGCCAAGGCCCCAGATGCAGGATCCTTCAGGGCAGGTACCCCAACAGCAGTCTCAGGTCATAAACCAGCCCCAACCAAACCAATTACCGCCTCAATTCCAGCCACAATGGACTCCGCAGCCTCCCCAACATGTTCCTCAACAAATGGTTCAGCAACAACCCATTGCTTCACAAGCCCAAATCAGACCCCCAACTCCGCCATCCTACCCTCCATACCTACCAAATCAACCTGCTGTTCCAATGCTGCAGACATTCCCAAGAGGTAGCAATCCTGTCCAGGTCCCATATTCTGCGGCGCCTGCTCCTAGTACTAATCACCCTGAAGCCATGCCTTTTGCTTATAAAGGTTCAGGAAGCTCGGTTTCACAGCCACCACAACAACAGGTACCGCATATCCAGAGACAGCCGCAGCCAGAGACCAACCAGAGTTCTTTCCAGCAGACTCTGAACAAGGCTGGCTTTATGGGTGCTGCACCACCATATGCTCCACACAACCTGCAGAATCCGAGCTATAATTCTATGTTTGGCATTGATGGTAGCAGAGGTTCTCATTCTCAGATCTTTCCCGCCGGGAATTATCCATCTGCCAACATGTCTGCGCTACATAGCCAGCAACTGCCCCCTAGTGGCAGTAATTTTCATCATCCTGGTGCTCAGATGATCCGTGGCCACCCTTTCGGAGAGATGATCGAGAAAGCTATTAACATGGGCTATTCAAGGGATCATGTCATGAGTGTGATTCGCAGGATGGGCGAGACAGGCCAACAGATCGATTTCAACGCTTTGCTTGATGGGTTGAACACTCATGCTGCTGGATCTTCATCCAGAGCCTGGTCAGGGTAG
- the LOC120256344 gene encoding nuclear intron maturase 1, mitochondrial: MLLKTSTPLHLLLLLRLRRSLSAVAVATSTASAHALPSPQENPYGLMKNDAIDTLSKLWVRSFSHPSSSFPNLSGFLSDFDLWILAYQRSCAHFTGSFPPTAAIQLPHLRSLLSLRLAVISRPRSFTWGAATNLLLRSPADPPSTRPLSRRKLHALLSSAPPPFQDRVVQELLLLFLEPLFEPKFSPKSHAFRPGRNAHTLLRTIRSHFAGYLWFLKADLSHVSDNFSPDIIVGCLEKVVKDKKVLSLIKSALKTPVRAGTQDADKVFDKLTKKRLKRKVMRMCRKKKVLKDNEPKPDPYWLRTFFSFAPEEAANVPNYAHCGILSPLLANVCLNELDQWLEDRMDKYFRPSKLDSIWRESADDGCHNPAWPEFVPSSGREKTRRMDFVRYGSHVLIGIRGPREDAVEIRKEIMDFCETKFGIRLENSKIEIEHITRGIEFLDHVICRRVIHPTLRYTATGGKIVSEKGIGTVLSVTASMQRCMKQFRKLELLKGDNDPEPLPCTPMLYSGQAHTNAQMNKFLETMADWYRYADNRKKVVGFCAYVIRSSLAKLYAARYRLKSRAKVYKIASRDLSKPLNEVTRNDAPEYSDLLRMGLVDAIDGVRFSHMSLIPSCDYTPFPRNWIPHHEMVLQEYIKLQDPKFFYQLYKSVKQQDLNPPQEDISKTVWDYKVRGVHGTKSLENLKQPASSVKLNSNSELL; this comes from the coding sequence ATGCTCCTCAAAACTTCGACAcctctccatctcctcctcctcctccgtcTCCGGCGCTCCCTCTCCGCCGTCGCCGTCGCCACCTCCACCGCCTCCGCCCACGCTCTTCCTTCTCCCCAAGAGAACCCCTACGGCCTCATGAAGAACGACGCCATTGATACCCTCTCGAAGCTCTGGGTTCGCTCCTTCTCCCACCCCTCTTCCTCGTTCCCCAACCTCTCCGGCTTCCTCAGCGACTTCGATCTCTGGATCCTCGCGTACCAGCGCTCCTGCGCCCACTTCACCGGCTCCTTCCCCCCGACCGCCGCCATCCAACTCCCCCACCTCCGTTCCCTCCTCTCCCTCCGCCTCGCCGTCATCTCTCGCCCTCGCTCCTTCACTTGGGGTGCCGCCACCAACCTCCTCCTACGATCGCCCGCCGATCCCCCCTCCACTCGCCCTTTGTCCCGCCGTAAGCTCCACGCCCTCCTCTCCTCCGCCCCTCCTCCCTTCCAGGACCGCGTCGTTCAGGAgcttctccttctcttcctgGAACCCCTCTTTGAGCCCAAGTTCTCTCCCAAGTCCCACGCTTTCCGCCCCGGCCGCAATGCTCACACTCTCCTCCGCACTATCCGCTCCCACTTTGCTGGCTATCTCTGGTTCCTCAAGGCCGACCTCAGTCACGTCAGTGATAATTTCAGCCCCGATATCATCGTTGGATGCTTGGAGAAGGTCGTCAAGGACAAGAAGGTCCTCAGCCTGATCAAATCCGCTCTCAAGACTCCCGTAAGAGCCGGAACTCAGGATGCAGACAAGGTGTTTGATAAATTGACCAAGAAGAGGTTGAAGAGAAAGGTGATGAGGATGTGCAGAAAAAAGAAGGTTTTGAAGGATAATGAGCCGAAACCGGACCCTTACTGGCTTAGGACATTCTTTAGCTTTGCTCCGGAGGAAGCTGCCAATGTGCCCAACTATGCTCATTGTGGGATTTTGAGCCCATTGCTTGCCAATGTATGCCTGAATGAATTGGATCAATGGCTGGAGGATAGGATGGATAAGTATTTTAGGCCATCAAAACTGGATTCTATATGGAGGGAGTCTGCTGATGATGGTTGCCATAATCCTGCTTGGCCGGAATTTGTGCCATCTAGTGGAAGGGAGAAGACTAGGAGGATGGATTTTGTCCGGTATGGTTCCCATGTTTTGATTGGAATTCGAGGACCCAGAGAGGATGCTGTTGAGATCAGGAAGGAGATTATGGACTTCTGTGAGACTAAATTTGGGATTAGACTTGAGAATTCAAAGATTGAGATTGAACACATTACAAGGGGAATTGAGTTCTTGGATCATGTGATATGCCGGAGAGTGATACATCCCACTCTTCGATACACAGCAACAGGTGGGAAGATTGTGAGTGAGAAAGGGATCGGGACAGTTCTCTCTGTGACCGCAAGCATGCAACGGTGCATGAAACAGTTCAGAAAGCTCGAACTTCTCAAGGGAGATAACGATCCAGAGCCATTGCCATGTACACCAATGCTTTACTCGGGCCAGGCTCATACCAATGCCCAGATGAACAAATTCCTCGAGACTATGGCAGATTGGTATAGATATGCAGATAATCGCAAGAAAGTTGTCGGCTTTTGTGCATATGTAATAAGAAGCTCTCTTGCTAAGCTTTATGCTGCAAGATATAGACTGAAATCTCGTGCCAAAGTATATAAGATCGCTTCCCGTGATCTGAGCAAACCTTTGAATGAGGTTACTAGGAATGATGCTCCAGAGTATTCTGATCTTTTGAGAATGGGACTGGTTGATGCTATCGATGGTGTTCGATTCTCACATATGTCTTTGATTCCATCATGTGATTACACTCCATTTCCTAGAAACTGGATACCACACCATGAAATGGTTTTGCAAGAGTATATCAAATTGCAAGATCCAAAGTTCTTTTATCAACTCTACAAGTCTGTCAAACAGCAGGATTTGAATCCACCTCAAGAGGATATATCAAAAACCGTGTGGGATTATAAGGTTCGTGGTGTTCATGGGACTAAATCCCTTGAGAATTTAAAGCAACCTGCAAGTTCTGTTAAGTTGAACAGCAATAGTGAACTTCTATGA